A portion of the Clupea harengus chromosome 18, Ch_v2.0.2, whole genome shotgun sequence genome contains these proteins:
- the LOC105891456 gene encoding complement factor I-like isoform X1, producing the protein MCVHVCVCVCVCVCVYVSVSVFSDTKTSMKLQTGALLLVLLIQKTHLTYSYGLHAPGLEINGHPSTSISDINLNPNPHLNPNPNLNPSTNLHLVPDYSTHRHPRSAPESIPDAPTPIVLVDNYLGPEECVRRKYTHLSCKKAFCPSWMRCENGTCVCKMSFECPRHSGRGVCGLNGWRYSSHCEALADSCLTGSATFSHFGDTCSADNVFSTSLKTDKQVVEVFLPNISKNALVCAKDWDMAAANVVCRDKSGRGVITAASVSLSEVQTVDAGLPSMCVRMQCTGHEYSLAECNIYGHMKPLTPNDHVASVQCGTDDADSTCEFKCANGRCVKLDNTCDGINHCGDGSDEMCCKACRRYGSHCQSNVCIPFHAVGDGIRDCLGGEDDLIKMNFPTEPVISTPKDEIKALRDSLEVLECGVPNPSAGDSQVMKRRRKRIVGGVPTEPTQIQWQVAIQEKGQIQCGGAYLGGCWVLTAAHCISRAEPEGYVLKFSQWRRRSAQPTTDVAALEQVFIHPGYNRSTHSNDIALLRLKRLGGRTECLSSRNPAVRPVCVPWSTHQFQPGHVCTISGWGRREYGRLPDVLQWANVALLDNCQSYHTEGFHQGMMCAGDVDGRVDSCQGDTGGPLVCKDPSGVSYVWGVVGHRNRCGERGSPGLYTQVAHYYDWIRTITENAVAKYNQ; encoded by the exons atgtgtgtgcatgtgtgtgtgtgtgtgtgtgtgtgtgtgtgtgtgtatgtgtcagtcagtgttttTTCTGACACAAAGACAAGCATGAAGCTTCAGACGGGAGCTCTACTACTGGTTCTACTCATCCAGAAGACACACTTG ACTTACTCATATGGCCTACATGCGCCTGGGTTGGAGATCAACGGCCATCCATCCACCTCCATATCTGACATTAATCTTAATCCTAATCCTCATCTTAATCCCAATCCTAATCTTAATCCCAGCACAAACCTTCACCTGGTCCCAGATTACTCCACCCATCGTCACCCCCGCAGCGCCCCAGAATCTATTCCAGACGCCCCTACTCCAATCGTCCTCGTGGACAACTACCTGGGTccggaggagtgtgtgagacggaaatacacacacctttCGTGTAAGAAGGCCTTTTGCCCGTCGTGGATGCGCTGTGAGaatgggacgtgtgtgtgtaagatgtccTTCGAGTGCCCGCGTCACTCAGGCAGAGGTGTGTGCGGACTCAACGGCTGGAGGTACAGCAGCCACTGCGAGGCGCTGGCAGACAGCTGTCTCACAGGAAGTGCGACTTTCTCTCATTTTGGGGACACGTGCAGTG CTGACAATGTGTTCAGCACCTCTCtaaagacagataaacaggtGGTTGAGGTGTTCCTGCCTAACATCTCCAAGAATGCGCTGGTGTGTGCCAAGGACTGGGACATGGCTGCAGCCAACGTTGTGTGTCGTGACAAGAGTGGCAG aGGTGTGATAACTGCTGCCAGTGTATCATTGTCTGAGGTTCAGACGGTGGATGCAGGATTgccgagcatgtgtgtgaggatgcAGTGCACAGGGCACGAATACTCACTGGCCGAGTGTAACATCTATGGTCATATGAAACCACTCACTCCCAATGATCATGTCGCATCAGTCCAGTGTGGAACAGATGATGcag ACAGTACTTGTGAGTTCAAGTGTGCAAATGGAAGATGTGTGAAGCTTGACAATACATGTGACGGAATCAATCACTGCGGAGATGGCAGTGACGAGATGTGCTGCAaag CTTGTCGACGCTATGGTTCCCACTGCCAGTCCAATGTGTGTATCCCTTTTCATGCGGTTGGAGACGGAATCAGGGACTGTCTCGGAGGAGAAGATGACCTCATCAAAATGAACTTCCCCACAG AGCCAGTCATCTCTACACCCAAGGATG AGATCAAGGCACTTCGGGACTCTCTGGAGGTGTTGGAGTGTGGCGTCCCAAATCCGTCTGCTGGCGACAGCcaagtgatgaagaggaggaggaagaggatagtGGGAGGAGTTCCGACAGAGCCG ACACAGATCCAGTGGCAGGTGGCCATTCAGGAGAAAGGGCAGATCCAGTGTGGGGGGGCGTACCTGGGGGGCTGCTGGGTGCTGACCGCTGCCCACTGTATCAG cCGTGCCGAACCGGAGGGGTACGTCCTGAAGTTCTCCCAGTGGCGCCGTCGCAGCGCACAGCCCACCACAGACGTTGCCGCGCTGGAGCAGGTGTTCATCCACCCCGGCTACAACCGCTCCACCCACAGCAACGACATCGCACTGCTCAGGCTGAAGAGACTGGGGGGCAGAACCGAATGCTTGTCCTCCAGGAACCCCGCTGTCCGTCCCGTGTGCGTGCCCTGGTCCACACACCAGTTCCAGCCGGGTCACGTCTGCACCATCTCCGGATGGGGCCGCAGAGAAT ACGGCAGGTTACCGGATGTGCTGCAATGGGCGAACGTGGCGCTGCTCGATAACTGCCAGTCCTACCATACAGAGGGGTTCCACCAGGGCATGATGTGTGCAG GTGATGTGGACGGCCGTGTGGACTCCTGCCAGGGCGACACCGGGGGCCCGCTGGTGTGTAAGGACCCCAGCGGCGTGTCGTAcgtgtggggggtggtgggtcaCCGTAACCGGTGCGGGGAGAGGGGCTCCCCAGGTTTGTACACCCAGGTGGCGCACTACTACGACTGGATCCGAACCATCACCGAGAACGCTGTTGCCAAGTACAACCAGTGA
- the LOC105891458 gene encoding calcium uniporter regulatory subunit MCUb, mitochondrial-like isoform X1, producing the protein MGSLGRLLTLRFGGINGVRTIHPLYFGRIRTPIIVSRVLCSSLPPPPVIKVQYSHGRPVLQLLLPSRGEACRFPLRPMTMTVAHFLSDIQKEDPGVTTAAILTTDGEKMSTNTLLDSVLSKNFQLVINDTTYSVISASNVDMCHEHLTGLEDVKMVVHMLYSALHLPEHQRLTERQLLERLDGLKQQLQPLEKDRAGMEARAEVESMRYVWGGLAFMSLQAGFLGYLTWNVFSWDVMEPVTFFITYTWSMGLMAYFILTQQGYSSAQTPVSVAGQEFMYADAKARHFLTSLHQVAAKEGFNITQYNELKEEVAKVESDLRRLRNPIKLQLPVEQVQR; encoded by the exons ATGGGTTCACTGGGGCGCCTCCTCACTCTTCGGTTCGGTGGTATCAACGGCGTTCGGACCATTCATCCGCTATATTTC gGGAGGATAAGGACACCCATTATTGTCTCCAGGGTGTTATGCAgctccctgcctcctcctccag tgataAAGGTTCAGTACAGTCATGGCCGCCCtgtcctgcagctgctgctgccgtcTCGCGGTGAGGCGTGCCGCTTCCCTCTCAGGCCCATGACGATGACCGTGGCTCACTTCCTGTCCGACATCCAGAAAGAGGACCCTGGGGTGACCACAGCTGCCATACTCACCACAG atggagAGAAGATGTCCACCAATACTCTGCTGGACTCAGTTCTGAGTAAAAACTTCCAGCTAGTAATCAATGACACGACCTACAGCGTTATCTCAGCTTCCAATG ttgaTATGTGTCATGAGCACCTGACTGGGCTGGAGGATGTGAAGATGGTGGTGCACATGCTCTACTCGGCCCTCCATCTGCCGGAGCACCAGCGCCTCACAGAGAGACAACTCTTGGAGAGACTGGATGGCCTTAAACAGCAGCTGCAGCCCctggagaag gatCGGGCTGGTATGGAGGCCCGTGCGGAGGTCGAGTCCATGCGTTATGTGTGGGGGGGCCTGGCCTTCATGTCGCTGCAGGCTGGCTTCCTGGGATACCTCACCTGGAACGTGTTCTCCTGGGACGTCATGGAGCCCGTCACATTCTTCATCACCTACACCTGGAGCATGGGCCTTATGGCATACTTCATACTCACTCAGCAG ggatACAGCTCTGCACAGACCCCTGTCTCAGTAGCCGGTCAGGAGTTCATGTATGCCGATGCCAAAGCTCGCCACTTCCTGACCAGCCTCCACCAAGTTGCAGCAAAAGAAGGATTTAACATCACACAGTACAACGAGCTCAAGGAGGAGGTTgccaag GTGGAGAGTGACTTGCGTCGCCTGAGGAATCCCATCAAGCTGCAGTTACCAGTGGAGCAAGTCCAGCGCTGA
- the LOC105891457 gene encoding phosphatidylcholine:ceramide cholinephosphotransferase 2-like, giving the protein MAAADPLVEQEGESSSNSSQSSQCGDHVEVTIETISCPAPETDSPPRHPSPEDTLNGGRKSTRLARALRAGLLRKNQDYVRIKIQRRGNRPSANPLPQEWWKTGVAFVYASACLVLTTGVITMVHERVPSQTPPLPDRFFDLFPHVPAAFTVTEINGMLLVGLFFLQLLFLKHRAIIFRRFFFLQGTLYLYRCLTMYLTILPVPGTHMSCAPKLNSDAQAKVYRMLKMMSGGGLSITGSHIMCGDYLYSGHTVMLTLTFLFIKEYSPRSMWWYHLICGLLGIVGGVCILLAHDHYSIDVVVAYFITSRIFYWYHTMANNQAMRGSPHNYLSWTWWNPIFNFLERNVCTTVPCTFAWPIPIPTSWLKNPCRRYSIVQSTREQ; this is encoded by the exons atggcAGCGGCTGATCCTTTGGTGGAacaggagggggagagcagcagcaacagcagccagAGCAGCCAGTGTGGGGACCATGTCGAAGTTACCATAGAGACAATTTCCTGTCCTGCCCCGGAGACGGACTCGCCCCCCAGACACCCGTCGCCTGAGGACACCCTTAATGGTGGCCGTAAAAGCACACGCCTGGCCCGAGCCCTTCGGGCCGGCCTGCTGCGTAAGAACCAGGACTATGTGCGCATCAAGATCCAGCGCAGGGGGAACCGGCCGTCAGCCAATCCCCTGCCGCAGGAGTGGTGGAAGACCGGCGTGGCGTTCGTGTACGCGTCTGCCTGCCTGGTGCTCACCACCGGCGTGATCACCATGGTGCACGAGCGCGTGCCCAGCCAGACACCCCCGCTGCCAGACAGGTTCTTCGATCTGTTCCCCCACGTGCCTGCAGCCTTCACCGTCACAGAGATCAACGGCATGCTGCTGGTCGGGCTCTTCTTCCTGCAGTtgctctttctcaaacacag ggctatTATATTCCGGCGTTTCTTCTTCCTGCAGGGTACACTGTATCTGTACCGCTGCCTCACCATGTACCTCACCATCCTCCCCGTGCCAGGCACCCACATGAGCTGTGCCCCCAAG tTGAATAGCGATGCCCAGGCAAAGGTCTACCgcatgctgaagatgatgtCTGGAGGAGGCCTGTCCATCACCGGCTCCCACATCATGTGTGGAGACTACCTGTACAGCGGCCATACAGTCATGCTCACCCTGACCTTCCTCTTCATCAAAGAAT ATTCCCCACGCTCCATGTGGTGGTATCACCTGATCTGCGGGTTGCTAGGCATTGTTGGAGGGGTTTGCATCCTGTTGGCACATGACCACTATAGCATAGACGTGGTGGTGGCTTACTTCATCACCAGCAGAATCTTCTACTGGTACCACACCATGGCCAACAACCAG GCCATGCGAGGGTCGCCTCATAACTACCTGAGCTGGACGTGGTGGAACCCCATCTTCAACTTCCTGGAGCGAAACGTGTGCACCACTGTTCCCTGCACGTTTGCCTggcccatccccatccccacttCCTGGTTAAAGAACCCATGCCGGAGGTACTCCATTGTACAGAGTACACGGGAACAGTGA
- the LOC105891458 gene encoding calcium uniporter regulatory subunit MCUb, mitochondrial-like isoform X2 codes for MGSLGRLLTLRFGGINGVRTIHPLYFGRIRTPIIVSRVLCSSLPPPPVIKVQYSHGRPVLQLLLPSRGEACRFPLRPMTMTVAHFLSDIQKEDPGVTTAAILTTDGEKMSTNTLLDSVLSKNFQLVINDTTYSVISASNDMCHEHLTGLEDVKMVVHMLYSALHLPEHQRLTERQLLERLDGLKQQLQPLEKDRAGMEARAEVESMRYVWGGLAFMSLQAGFLGYLTWNVFSWDVMEPVTFFITYTWSMGLMAYFILTQQGYSSAQTPVSVAGQEFMYADAKARHFLTSLHQVAAKEGFNITQYNELKEEVAKVESDLRRLRNPIKLQLPVEQVQR; via the exons ATGGGTTCACTGGGGCGCCTCCTCACTCTTCGGTTCGGTGGTATCAACGGCGTTCGGACCATTCATCCGCTATATTTC gGGAGGATAAGGACACCCATTATTGTCTCCAGGGTGTTATGCAgctccctgcctcctcctccag tgataAAGGTTCAGTACAGTCATGGCCGCCCtgtcctgcagctgctgctgccgtcTCGCGGTGAGGCGTGCCGCTTCCCTCTCAGGCCCATGACGATGACCGTGGCTCACTTCCTGTCCGACATCCAGAAAGAGGACCCTGGGGTGACCACAGCTGCCATACTCACCACAG atggagAGAAGATGTCCACCAATACTCTGCTGGACTCAGTTCTGAGTAAAAACTTCCAGCTAGTAATCAATGACACGACCTACAGCGTTATCTCAGCTTCCAATG aTATGTGTCATGAGCACCTGACTGGGCTGGAGGATGTGAAGATGGTGGTGCACATGCTCTACTCGGCCCTCCATCTGCCGGAGCACCAGCGCCTCACAGAGAGACAACTCTTGGAGAGACTGGATGGCCTTAAACAGCAGCTGCAGCCCctggagaag gatCGGGCTGGTATGGAGGCCCGTGCGGAGGTCGAGTCCATGCGTTATGTGTGGGGGGGCCTGGCCTTCATGTCGCTGCAGGCTGGCTTCCTGGGATACCTCACCTGGAACGTGTTCTCCTGGGACGTCATGGAGCCCGTCACATTCTTCATCACCTACACCTGGAGCATGGGCCTTATGGCATACTTCATACTCACTCAGCAG ggatACAGCTCTGCACAGACCCCTGTCTCAGTAGCCGGTCAGGAGTTCATGTATGCCGATGCCAAAGCTCGCCACTTCCTGACCAGCCTCCACCAAGTTGCAGCAAAAGAAGGATTTAACATCACACAGTACAACGAGCTCAAGGAGGAGGTTgccaag GTGGAGAGTGACTTGCGTCGCCTGAGGAATCCCATCAAGCTGCAGTTACCAGTGGAGCAAGTCCAGCGCTGA
- the LOC105891456 gene encoding complement factor I-like isoform X2, which produces MCVHVCVCVCVCVCVYVSVSVFSDTKTSMKLQTGALLLVLLIQKTHLTYSYGLHAPGLEINGHPSTSISDINLNPNPHLNPNPNLNPSTNLHLVPDYSTHRHPRSAPESIPDAPTPIVLVDNYLGPEECVRRKYTHLSCKKAFCPSWMRCENGTCVCKMSFECPRHSGRGVCGLNGWRYSSHCEALADSCLTGSATFSHFGDTCSADNVFSTSLKTDKQVVEVFLPNISKNALVCAKDWDMAAANVVCRDKSGRGVITAASVSLSEVQTVDAGLPSMCVRMQCTGHEYSLAECNIYGHMKPLTPNDHVASVQCGTDDADSTCEFKCANGRCVKLDNTCDGINHCGDGSDEMCCKACRRYGSHCQSNVCIPFHAVGDGIRDCLGGEDDLIKMNFPTEIKALRDSLEVLECGVPNPSAGDSQVMKRRRKRIVGGVPTEPTQIQWQVAIQEKGQIQCGGAYLGGCWVLTAAHCISRAEPEGYVLKFSQWRRRSAQPTTDVAALEQVFIHPGYNRSTHSNDIALLRLKRLGGRTECLSSRNPAVRPVCVPWSTHQFQPGHVCTISGWGRREYGRLPDVLQWANVALLDNCQSYHTEGFHQGMMCAGDVDGRVDSCQGDTGGPLVCKDPSGVSYVWGVVGHRNRCGERGSPGLYTQVAHYYDWIRTITENAVAKYNQ; this is translated from the exons atgtgtgtgcatgtgtgtgtgtgtgtgtgtgtgtgtgtgtgtgtgtatgtgtcagtcagtgttttTTCTGACACAAAGACAAGCATGAAGCTTCAGACGGGAGCTCTACTACTGGTTCTACTCATCCAGAAGACACACTTG ACTTACTCATATGGCCTACATGCGCCTGGGTTGGAGATCAACGGCCATCCATCCACCTCCATATCTGACATTAATCTTAATCCTAATCCTCATCTTAATCCCAATCCTAATCTTAATCCCAGCACAAACCTTCACCTGGTCCCAGATTACTCCACCCATCGTCACCCCCGCAGCGCCCCAGAATCTATTCCAGACGCCCCTACTCCAATCGTCCTCGTGGACAACTACCTGGGTccggaggagtgtgtgagacggaaatacacacacctttCGTGTAAGAAGGCCTTTTGCCCGTCGTGGATGCGCTGTGAGaatgggacgtgtgtgtgtaagatgtccTTCGAGTGCCCGCGTCACTCAGGCAGAGGTGTGTGCGGACTCAACGGCTGGAGGTACAGCAGCCACTGCGAGGCGCTGGCAGACAGCTGTCTCACAGGAAGTGCGACTTTCTCTCATTTTGGGGACACGTGCAGTG CTGACAATGTGTTCAGCACCTCTCtaaagacagataaacaggtGGTTGAGGTGTTCCTGCCTAACATCTCCAAGAATGCGCTGGTGTGTGCCAAGGACTGGGACATGGCTGCAGCCAACGTTGTGTGTCGTGACAAGAGTGGCAG aGGTGTGATAACTGCTGCCAGTGTATCATTGTCTGAGGTTCAGACGGTGGATGCAGGATTgccgagcatgtgtgtgaggatgcAGTGCACAGGGCACGAATACTCACTGGCCGAGTGTAACATCTATGGTCATATGAAACCACTCACTCCCAATGATCATGTCGCATCAGTCCAGTGTGGAACAGATGATGcag ACAGTACTTGTGAGTTCAAGTGTGCAAATGGAAGATGTGTGAAGCTTGACAATACATGTGACGGAATCAATCACTGCGGAGATGGCAGTGACGAGATGTGCTGCAaag CTTGTCGACGCTATGGTTCCCACTGCCAGTCCAATGTGTGTATCCCTTTTCATGCGGTTGGAGACGGAATCAGGGACTGTCTCGGAGGAGAAGATGACCTCATCAAAATGAACTTCCCCACAG AGATCAAGGCACTTCGGGACTCTCTGGAGGTGTTGGAGTGTGGCGTCCCAAATCCGTCTGCTGGCGACAGCcaagtgatgaagaggaggaggaagaggatagtGGGAGGAGTTCCGACAGAGCCG ACACAGATCCAGTGGCAGGTGGCCATTCAGGAGAAAGGGCAGATCCAGTGTGGGGGGGCGTACCTGGGGGGCTGCTGGGTGCTGACCGCTGCCCACTGTATCAG cCGTGCCGAACCGGAGGGGTACGTCCTGAAGTTCTCCCAGTGGCGCCGTCGCAGCGCACAGCCCACCACAGACGTTGCCGCGCTGGAGCAGGTGTTCATCCACCCCGGCTACAACCGCTCCACCCACAGCAACGACATCGCACTGCTCAGGCTGAAGAGACTGGGGGGCAGAACCGAATGCTTGTCCTCCAGGAACCCCGCTGTCCGTCCCGTGTGCGTGCCCTGGTCCACACACCAGTTCCAGCCGGGTCACGTCTGCACCATCTCCGGATGGGGCCGCAGAGAAT ACGGCAGGTTACCGGATGTGCTGCAATGGGCGAACGTGGCGCTGCTCGATAACTGCCAGTCCTACCATACAGAGGGGTTCCACCAGGGCATGATGTGTGCAG GTGATGTGGACGGCCGTGTGGACTCCTGCCAGGGCGACACCGGGGGCCCGCTGGTGTGTAAGGACCCCAGCGGCGTGTCGTAcgtgtggggggtggtgggtcaCCGTAACCGGTGCGGGGAGAGGGGCTCCCCAGGTTTGTACACCCAGGTGGCGCACTACTACGACTGGATCCGAACCATCACCGAGAACGCTGTTGCCAAGTACAACCAGTGA
- the aimp1b gene encoding aminoacyl tRNA synthase complex-interacting multifunctional protein 1, whose amino-acid sequence MSAPGLPSRNAKELKEQEQMMEFLKQKMMLFGEKAMLQKSVREEKKLLVENAKLKDEIEQLKKQLQENQRRKAAKQKALAEAQAASPATPEPTGGATLTPSATPSKAAPRKPKPQGESEGRKKKGTCRKSGVQGSELGIRQLELRVGRILSARQHPEAESLCVQEVDLGEGQPRTAVSRILTNTPTEQMSESLCVCVCNGRAVRVRGVLSKVHVLCATDSAHLEMLTPPSSAQPGDRVTFNNYPGEPDRELSPRVFGRLQPDLCTDPRGVACYQGVAFEVKGKGLCRAPSICNGSIK is encoded by the exons ATGTCTGCCCCAGGCCTGCCTTCCCGTAATGCTAAAGAGCTAaaggagcaggagcagatgATGGAGTTCTTAAAGCAAAAGATGATGCTGTTTGGCGAGAAAGcca TGCTGCAGAAGTCTGTGCGGGAGGAGAAGAAGCTGCTGGTGGAGAATGCCAAACTAAAGGACGAGATTGAGCAGCTGAAGAAACAACTTCAGGAAAACCAGCGGAGAAAAGCAG CTAAGCAGAAGGCGTTAGCTGAGGCCCAGGCGGCCAGTCCTGCCACTCCAGAGCCTACAGGGGGCGCCACACTGACACCATCTGCCACGCCTTCTAAAGCTGCTCCACGCAAGCCCAAACctcagggagagagcgagggaaggaagaagaaag ggaCATGTAGGAAGTCTGGGGTGCAGGGCTCTGAGCTTGGGATTCGGCAGCTGGAACTGCGAGTCGGACGCATTCTGTCGGCACGGCAACATCCCGAGGCGGAATCTCTGTGCGTACAGGAAGTGGATTTGGGAGAGGGACAGCCCAGAACAGCAGTCAGCAgaatcctcacaaacacacccacagagcag atgagtgagagcctttgtgtgtgtgtgtgtaacggccGTGCGGTAcgtgtgaggggtgtgttgtCCAAGGTGCACGTTCTCTGTGCCACTGACTCCGCCCACCTGGAGATGCTGACACCGCCTAGCTCTGCCCAGCCCGGAGACAGAGTCACCTTCAACAACTACCCAG gtgaacCAGATCGTGAATTGAGCCCCCGTGTATTTGGCCGTCTGCAGCCAGATCTCTGTACTGACCCGCGGGGTGTGGCCTGTTATCAGGGTGTGGCCTTTGAGGTGAAGGGGAAAGGCTTGTGCCGAGCTCCCAGCATCTGCAACGGATCAATCAAATAG